From Rutidosis leptorrhynchoides isolate AG116_Rl617_1_P2 chromosome 3, CSIRO_AGI_Rlap_v1, whole genome shotgun sequence, a single genomic window includes:
- the LOC139901446 gene encoding F-box protein At2g02240-like: MGDETLHSYFATKRDHEWMKIELYRFLNEKDNVEISFLIESLSEHYCGDDAIYVEGIEFRALKKVEHEYIDKVKEVHQVFKSNLITEDVQQILQTVNEKVRISFLSVKEQHYSSFNSNISLNIVQLFSLSEVNGKKHLMLSATTIFSSSSDSKFYESKPLAESRFHEVIELLPQVVFYIKCAVENHMLSSDTKYTCFLVFKLSKESQGMNGPVKVRDLLHRENKDPEIIYFTNPNPWNLNDVTRVPEEREDGWMEVRVSKFDLNRELDQDDCLLVNLKFKSYEGTMSGLSVSGLEFRPA, from the exons ATGGGGGATGAAACCTTGCATTCATATTTTGCAACAAAAAGAGACCACGAGTGGATGAAAATAGAGTTGTACCGATTCTTGAATGAGAAGGATAATGTTGAGATCTCGTTTCTAATAGAGAGTCTTTCAGAACACTATTGTGGTGATGATGCTATATACGTTGAAGGCATTGAGTTTCGAGCTCTTAAAAAA gtgGAACATGAATATATAGATAAAGTAAAAGAAGTTCATCAAGTCTTCAAATCGAATTTGATTACAGAAGACGTGCAACAAATACTGCAAACGGTTAATGAAAAGGTCCGTATTTCATTTCTATCGGTTAAAGAACAACATTATTCGTCGTTCAATAGCAATATCTCTTTAAATATTGTACAGTTATTCTCGCTCAGTGAAGTGAATGGAAAGAAACATCTCATGCTTTCCGCCACGACGATTTTCAGTAGCTCTTCTGACTCAAAGTTTTATGAGTCAAAGCCATTAGCCGAATCCAG ATTTCATGAGGTAATTGAGCTGCTGCCACAAGTAGTCTTTTATATCAAGTGCGCGGTTGAAAATCATATGTTATCAAGCGATACAAAGTATACTTGCTTCCTTGTGTTCAAGCTCTCAAAAGAATCTCAAGGGATGAACGGTCCCGTCAAAGTACGAGATCTACTCCACCGAGAAAACAAAGATCCTGAAATTATTTATTTTACAAATCCAAACCCATGGAATTTAAATGATGTAACTCGGGTTCCAGAAGAAAGGGAAGACGGATGGATGGAGGTTCGTGTGTCGAAATTTGACTTGAATCGTGAACTTGATCAAGATGATTGTCTTCTTGTGAACTTAAAATTTAAAAGTTATGAAGGAACCATGTCTGGCCTTAGTGTCAGTGGCCTGGAGTTTCGGCCCGCATAA